One stretch of Geoalkalibacter ferrihydriticus DSM 17813 DNA includes these proteins:
- the yidC gene encoding membrane protein insertase YidC — protein MENKNTLIAILLMLVVWIGFTVLYPPPSPPLVSEESVIDARDISPDTHVTRPPVGIETEFQVRAPQPGRIIEILSDKFRMEIDENYGTIRRIELLQYRETMDEDSPAFVLLDTLGKSSGTLQISGTDGFSGAQQPVFALADFPGNRLQLGSTDVRELVFEGQIADGVFVRKTLTISGNSYQVPVSLELVHRGNAPLSGNLSLTLVQPWHEDMAGTMYEFVGPSTYADGKKRKDKVDDLRKGESIYSQGVLWTGFEKKYFLNALVPLADSAERARVFRSNDLIGNALITPYRTLHPGEQAEFEFFAYFGPKDFDTLQSLGYQLSDAVDLGYVGFMARPLLHVLIFFNSFLHNYGLAIILLTVIIKILFWPLTQKSFNSMKSMQRLQPEMQKLRTKYKDDKQRMNLELMNLYKEHRVNPLGGCLPMLVQIPVFFALYKVLMVSIEMRHAHFFLWITDLSAKDPYYVTPLLMGASMFLQQKLTPTTLDPVQAKIFLAMPVIFTVLFLNFPAGLVLYWLVNNILTIGQQVLIHRKK, from the coding sequence ATGGAAAACAAAAATACCCTGATTGCTATTTTATTGATGCTTGTGGTTTGGATTGGTTTTACGGTTCTTTACCCTCCCCCGTCCCCGCCGCTCGTCAGTGAAGAATCGGTTATTGATGCCAGAGACATAAGTCCTGATACGCATGTAACTCGTCCTCCTGTCGGAATCGAGACCGAATTTCAGGTTCGTGCTCCGCAGCCTGGACGGATTATTGAAATCCTCAGCGATAAATTCCGTATGGAGATCGATGAAAATTACGGAACCATTCGGAGGATCGAACTTCTTCAGTATCGAGAAACCATGGATGAGGATTCACCCGCTTTTGTTCTGCTTGATACCCTGGGAAAAAGTTCCGGCACCTTGCAAATTTCTGGTACCGACGGATTTTCAGGTGCGCAACAACCGGTTTTTGCTCTGGCGGATTTTCCTGGAAATAGACTTCAGCTCGGTTCCACCGATGTGCGGGAACTTGTTTTTGAGGGTCAGATCGCCGATGGCGTTTTTGTGCGCAAAACCCTGACCATTTCTGGAAATTCCTATCAGGTGCCCGTATCTCTTGAACTTGTTCACCGTGGTAACGCGCCTCTCTCCGGCAATCTTTCATTGACCCTTGTGCAGCCCTGGCATGAGGATATGGCCGGTACCATGTATGAGTTTGTCGGACCCAGCACCTATGCCGACGGGAAAAAGAGAAAAGATAAGGTGGACGATCTGCGCAAAGGTGAATCCATCTATTCCCAAGGGGTTCTGTGGACGGGGTTTGAAAAAAAATATTTTTTGAACGCTTTGGTTCCCCTTGCTGACAGTGCCGAACGTGCGCGAGTCTTTCGCAGCAATGATCTTATCGGCAACGCGTTGATAACTCCCTATCGAACCTTGCATCCTGGCGAGCAGGCCGAGTTCGAGTTTTTCGCTTACTTCGGTCCCAAAGACTTTGATACCTTGCAATCCCTCGGCTATCAGTTGAGTGACGCCGTTGATCTTGGGTATGTCGGGTTTATGGCTCGCCCTCTGCTACACGTCCTGATATTTTTCAACAGTTTTTTACACAACTATGGTTTAGCGATTATTCTGCTGACTGTAATCATTAAAATTCTTTTCTGGCCTCTAACCCAGAAAAGTTTTAATTCGATGAAGTCCATGCAGAGATTGCAGCCGGAAATGCAGAAACTTCGGACTAAATACAAAGACGATAAACAACGGATGAATCTTGAGTTGATGAATCTGTACAAAGAACACCGGGTCAATCCCCTGGGGGGCTGTCTGCCTATGCTCGTCCAGATTCCGGTATTTTTTGCTCTCTACAAGGTTCTCATGGTGTCCATCGAGATGCGCCATGCCCACTTCTTTCTGTGGATTACCGATCTCTCGGCGAAAGATCCCTATTACGTCACCCCCTTGCTCATGGGGGCATCCATGTTTCTCCAGCAAAAACTCACGCCCACGACGCTTGATCCGGTCCAGGCAAAAATTTTCCTTGCCATGCCCGTAATTTTTACGGTTCTGTTTCTGAATTTTCCTGCCGGGTTGGTTCTCTACTGGTTGGTCAACAATATACTGACCATTGGGCAGCAGGTTTTGATTCACCGGAAAAAATAA